A genome region from Streptomyces sp. NBC_01296 includes the following:
- a CDS encoding ABC transporter substrate-binding protein, which produces MTRSNATRTAIATLVAGTLLSVCACGVSGGAAEVPEAKKSGKVAGEITFRTLQLKPKFTAYVQGVIDAFEKKYPEAKVRWEDVPGDGYNEKLVADAQAGALPDVVNLSTDSFQLLGDRGLLADVAGLDPEVAKEYVPGSWEQFKLPGKGDGVYAYPWYVTPEILTYNKELFEKSGLDPAQPPTSVEQFFDYADKIAAASGGRYSAFMADPKGRLPGDWQKMGVPILNEQQDRFVFDTPKAVEWVERMKDLYAKGAMPKESLLKSDDINQLYGGGKLVFGPGSPGFVKDIKQNAPQIYAGTQVAGAVTGKLGHIGIYAQSLGIKKDTKHLDAASEFAKWVTNGPNQVEFSKNATIYPSNARGLADPRFADRGDGRDAETVARAIGAEQLKSAALDANTPVQWTNQVGDAVVREMQKAIQGEQDPKTAVRKAQEEANQLLAKSAQK; this is translated from the coding sequence ATGACCCGTTCGAACGCGACCCGTACAGCCATCGCCACGCTCGTGGCCGGCACGCTCCTCTCGGTCTGCGCCTGCGGAGTGAGCGGGGGCGCCGCAGAGGTGCCGGAGGCGAAGAAGAGCGGCAAGGTGGCCGGCGAGATCACCTTCCGCACCCTCCAGCTCAAGCCCAAGTTCACGGCGTACGTCCAAGGCGTCATCGACGCCTTCGAGAAGAAGTACCCCGAGGCCAAGGTCAGATGGGAGGACGTGCCCGGCGACGGCTACAACGAGAAGCTCGTCGCCGACGCCCAGGCCGGAGCCCTCCCCGACGTGGTCAACCTGTCCACCGACTCCTTCCAGCTCCTCGGCGACCGCGGCCTGCTCGCCGACGTCGCGGGGCTCGACCCCGAGGTCGCCAAGGAGTACGTCCCCGGGTCCTGGGAGCAGTTCAAGCTCCCGGGGAAGGGCGACGGCGTGTACGCGTATCCCTGGTACGTGACCCCGGAGATCCTCACGTACAACAAGGAGCTCTTCGAGAAGTCCGGCCTGGACCCCGCACAACCGCCGACCAGCGTCGAGCAGTTCTTCGACTACGCAGACAAGATCGCCGCGGCGTCGGGCGGCCGGTACTCCGCCTTCATGGCCGACCCCAAGGGCCGGCTGCCCGGGGACTGGCAGAAGATGGGCGTGCCGATCCTGAACGAGCAGCAGGACCGGTTCGTCTTCGACACCCCCAAGGCCGTCGAGTGGGTCGAACGGATGAAGGACCTGTACGCCAAGGGCGCCATGCCCAAGGAGTCCCTCCTCAAGTCCGACGACATCAACCAGCTCTACGGCGGCGGCAAGCTCGTCTTCGGACCCGGCTCCCCGGGCTTCGTCAAGGACATCAAGCAGAACGCCCCGCAGATCTACGCCGGCACGCAGGTCGCGGGGGCCGTCACCGGCAAGCTCGGCCACATCGGCATCTACGCCCAGTCGCTCGGCATCAAGAAGGACACCAAACACCTCGACGCGGCGAGCGAGTTCGCCAAGTGGGTCACCAACGGCCCCAACCAGGTGGAGTTCTCCAAGAACGCGACCATCTACCCGTCCAACGCCCGGGGCCTGGCCGATCCGCGCTTCGCGGACCGGGGCGACGGCAGGGACGCCGAGACGGTCGCCCGCGCGATCGGCGCCGAGCAGCTGAAGAGTGCCGCACTCGACGCCAACACCCCCGTCCAGTGGACGAACCAGGTCGGCGACGCGGTCGTCCGCGAGATGCAGAAGGCGATCCAGGGCGAGCAGGACCCGAAGACGGCCGTGCGCAAGGCCCAGGAGGAGGCGAACCAGCTGCTCGCCAAGTCGGCGCAGAAATGA
- a CDS encoding universal stress protein, whose amino-acid sequence MSETIEPLIVVGVDGSNHSKEALRWAVAQAKAIGGRVHAVMSWEWNTNPFALGPGTGADAGAGAPGDPVGAEETARQKLADTVASAVGTSPGVPLFRRVEQGSPAQVLVDASKEADLTVVGTRGYGGFKGALLGSVSQQVVQYAASTVVVVREGADED is encoded by the coding sequence GTGAGCGAGACCATCGAGCCTCTGATCGTCGTCGGCGTGGACGGTTCGAACCACTCCAAGGAGGCCCTGCGCTGGGCCGTTGCCCAGGCCAAGGCCATCGGCGGGCGGGTGCACGCCGTCATGAGCTGGGAGTGGAACACCAATCCGTTCGCCCTGGGCCCGGGCACGGGCGCGGATGCGGGCGCGGGCGCGCCGGGCGATCCGGTCGGCGCCGAGGAGACGGCCCGCCAGAAGCTCGCGGACACCGTGGCCTCGGCCGTCGGCACCTCGCCCGGCGTTCCCCTCTTCCGCCGGGTCGAACAGGGTTCGCCGGCCCAGGTGCTGGTGGACGCCTCCAAGGAGGCGGACCTGACGGTGGTCGGCACCCGGGGCTACGGCGGTTTCAAGGGGGCCCTGCTCGGCTCGGTGAGCCAGCAGGTGGTGCAGTACGCGGCGAGCACCGTGGTCGTCGTACGCGAGGGCGCGGACGAAGACTGA